A single region of the Lotus japonicus ecotype B-129 chromosome 4, LjGifu_v1.2 genome encodes:
- the LOC130710699 gene encoding uncharacterized protein LOC130710699 gives MDFSATFPSVRVDHMGSYGSDHSVLAISWLSGFEQHNASEQKKRPFRFEEIWINSEECKQLVHGAWFRPGADCVERIQVMKEVLAPFGREQGNLQKLIACKEIELKKLEGGPPTSECLKKKKEVLKEFDDLLKDEEVYWRQRSRALWLKEGDKNTKFFHKKASQRRKHNCIKKMKNEQGDWVFGEKAVAQVIQNHFQQVFSSDNPLNIPDTCQRVRHKLNTDMIEHLASPFSSAEVKFAIDQMHPLKSPGPDGLPALFYQHYWDLVGGAVTNHVLDILNNGKDVLAINDTFICLIPKVSKPQSPKDLRPISLCNVLMKIVTKCIANRLKHILPKLVGETQSAFIPGRLITDNALIGMEVFHYMKKKKHGKQGWMALKLDMSKAYDRIEWLFLRGVLEAMSFPPPFVELILRCITSVRYAILLNGEPQDWFCPQRGLRQGDPISPYLFILCAEVFAGLIEEQVALGNLHGVRIARGAPQISHLFFADDSLLFMRANLMEADQILATIKKYEVASGQRVNFDKTELSFSQNVPQQLSSLIRNRMEVKAVDTHERYLGLPTIIGRSKKAIFSSVQERLVRKLKGWKEKFLSRAGKEVLLKAVAQAIPTYIMSCFKIPDGICDSMASLMSNFWWGQKQNERKIHWMSWSKLCLPKHSGGLGFRDFKCFNEALLAKQVWRLVQNKDSLLYKNLKARYFPRSSILEASVGFRPSFSWRSICAAKDVIKDGSTWKIGNGKAVSIWGDSWLPGPGSGNVLSSIKELPSTAKVDSLIDNIQRSWNTVLVDLIFHPIEAIKIKSIPLAWFEKEDLLVWKHNSSGVFSVRSAYSMLMQRKISSLASSSSTRSVCNFVWRLKVPKKVQHFMYRLLNKSLPCQQNLKRRGIKIEPLCPLCGEHREETPFHLFLNCNWARQVWFMSDLAIKSGEVATELDNWLLQMKEIVSLDVMDQVAMICWSIWKSRNDCIFNKIVPDPKRATEIATSMRLDWLTYQPQNKGSRSVPSDPVWTPPPAGLMKLNFDAGWAGEKGSGFGLVVRNDNGGFQVASSHYEDCRREPLIAEAMCFRWALNLAANWGLDSLVFSSDCQQLVKAFHCPSDFPSLAHIMLDCTQLVNSFRNFSFCFDYRQTNRVAHALAAESHLYKDCEWWGDPPVGIL, from the coding sequence ATGGATTTCTCAGCTACTTTCCCTTCAGTCCGTGTTGATCATATGGGAAGTTACggttctgatcactctgtcttGGCTATTTCGTGGCTCAGTGGTTTTGAGCAACATAATGCTTCTGAGCAGAAAAAAAGACCTTTTCGTTTTGAGGAAATCTGGATAAACTCTGAGGAATGTAAACAGTTGGTTCATGGTGCTTGGTTTAGGCCAGGGGCTGATTGTGTTGAGAGAATTCAAGTGATGAAGGAGGTCCTGGCACCTTTTGGCAGAGAGCAAGGAAACCTGCAAAAACTAATTGCGTGCAAGGAAATAGAACTGAAAAAGCTTGAAGGGGGACCACCAACCAGTGAAtgcttgaaaaagaaaaaggaggtTCTCAAAGAGTTTGATGACTTGCTGAAAGATGAAGAAGTGTATTGGAGACAAAGGTCTAGGGCCCTTTGGCTGAAAGAAGGCGACAAGAATACAAAATTCTTTCACAAGAAAGCTTCTCAGAGAAGAAAGCATAACTGtatcaagaaaatgaaaaatgaacaaGGGGACTGGGTTTTTGGGGAGAAGGCAGTAGCACAGGTTATCCAAAACCATTTTCAGCAAGTTTTTTCTTCGGATAATCCCCTAAATATCCCTGATACTTGTCAAAGAGTGAGGCATAAATTGAATACAGATATGATTGAGCATCTTGCTTCCCCTTTCTCAAGTGCTGAAGTTAAATTTGCAATAGATCAAATGCATCCTCTAAAATCGCCGGGACCTGATGGATTACCTGCTCTTTTCTACCAACACTACTGGGATCTGGTAGGGGGAGCGGTCACAAATCATGTCTTGGATATTCTGAATAACGGTAAGGATGTTTTAGCGATAAATGATACCTTCATCTGCCTCATTCCGAAGGTGTCCAAACCACAATCCCCCAAGGATCTACGTCCTATAAGTCTTTGTAATGTGTTGATGAAAATTGTGACCAAGTGCATTGCTAATAGGCTCAAGCACATTCTGCCAAAGCTTGTGGGGGAAACTCAGAGTGCTTTTATCCCCGGGAGGCTAATTACAGATAACGCTTTGATTGGAATGGAGGTCTTCCACTAtatgaaaaagaagaagcatGGCAAGCAAGGCTGGATGGCATTAAAGCTCGACATGTCGAAAGCATACGACAGAATAGAATGGCTTTTTTTAAGGGGTGTCCTAGAGGCCATGTCCTTCCCCCCACCTTTTGTGGAGTTAATTTTGAGGTGTATCACTTCTGTTCGTTATGCTATTTTACTTAATGGAGAACCACAAGATTGGTTTTGTCCTCAACGTGGGCTCCGACAAGGGGATCCAATCTCCCCATATTTGTTCATTCTTTGTGCTGAGGTTTTTGCTGGTCTGATAGAGGAACAAGTTGCCTTGGGGAATTTGCACGGAGTGAGGATTGCAAGGGGAGCACCCCAAATCTCTCATCTATTCTTTGCTGATGATAGCCTTCTCTTTATGAGGGCTAACTTGATGGAAGCGGATCAAATTCTTGCCACTATTAAAAAGTATGAAGTTGCATCGGGGCAACGAGTTAACTTTGATAAAACTGAGTTGTCTTTTAGCCAAAATGTGCCACAACAGTTAAGTTCACTTATCCGGAATAGGATGGAGGTCAAGGCAGTCGACACTCATGAGAGATATCTTGGTTTGCCCACGATAATTGGAAGATCTAAGAAGGCTATTTTCTCAAGTGTTCAAGAGAGGCTCGTAAGAAAACTAAAGGGATGGAAAGAGAAGTTTTTATCAAGAGCTGGAAAGGAGGTGCTTCTCAAGGCCGTTGCACAAGCAATACCAACATACATAATGAGCTGCTTTAAAATTCCTGATGGCATTTGTGACTCAATGGCTTCTCTGATGTCAAATTTCTGGTGGGGACAGAAGCAAAATGAAAGGAAGATCCATTGGATGAGTTGGTCCAAGTTGTGCCTTCCGAAACACAGTGGTGGACTGGGATTCCGGGATTTCAAATGCTTCAATGAAGCTTTATTAGCAAAACAGGTGTGGCGGCTGGTTCAGAATAAGGACTCCCTATTGTATAAAAATCTTAAGGCTAGGTACTTTCCCAGATCCTCCATTCTTGAGGCCTCTGTGGGCTTCAGACCTAGCTTCTCCTGGAGGAGTATCTGTGCTGCAAAAGATGTTATTAAGGATGGATCAACTTGGAAAATAGGGAATGGTAAAGCAGTGTCCATTTGGGGTGATTCTTGGCTACCAGGTCCCGGTTCTGGGAATGTGCTTAGCTCTATCAAAGAGCTCCCTTCAACTGCCAAAGTAGATAGCTTAATAGATAATATACAGAGAAGTTGGAATACAGTTTTGGTGGATTTAATCTTTCATCCTATTGAGGCGATCAAAATTAAGAGCATTCCTTTAGCTTGGTTTGAGAAGGAGGATTTGTTAGTGTGGAAGCACAACTCCTCGGGTGTGTTCTCTGTCAGATCAGCATACTCTATGCTAATGCAGAGGAAGATCTCTAGCTTGGCCTCATCCTCGTCCACAAGGTCTGTTTGTAATTTTGTTTGGCGGCTGAAAGTTCCTAAAAAAGTGCAGCACTTTATGTATAGATTGCTGAACAAATCACTTCCTTGCCAACAAAATCTGAAGCGGAGGGGTATTAAAATTGAACCTTTGTGTCCTCTATGTGGTGAGCATCGGGAGGAAACTCCTTTCCACCTTTTTCTGAACTGCAATTGGGCGCGTCAGGTCTGGTTTATGTCAGACTTAGCTATCAAATCAGGGGAAGTCGCAACTGAGTTAGACAATTGGCTGCTGCAAATGAAAGAAATAGTGTCGCTGGACGTAATGGATCAAGTTGCCATGATCTGTTGGAGCATTTGGAAGTCCAGAAATGACTGCATTTTCAATAAGATTGTGCCCGACCCTAAAAGAGCTACAGAAATTGCTACCAGTATGCGACTAGATTGGTTAACATATCAGCCACAAAACAAAGGTTCGAGGTCAGTTCCCTCTGATCCAGTTTGGACACCTCCTCCTGCTGGTCTTATGAAACTTAATTTTGATGCGGGTTGGGCTGGTGAAAAGGGTTCTGGTTTTGGCCTAGTGGTTAGAAATGACAATGGTGGATTCCAAGTAGCCTCATCTCATTACGAAGATTGTAGAAGGGAACCTTTAATAGCGGAAGCTATGTGTTTTAGATGGGCACTTAATCTTGCAGCTAATTGGGGTCTAGATAGCTTAGTCTTCTCCTCTGATTGTCAACAATTAGTCAAGGCTTTTCACTGTCCTTCTGATTTCCCCTCTTTGGCTCACATCATGTTGGATTGTACTCAGCTGGTTAATAGCTTTAGGAACTTCTCTTTTTGTTTCGATTACAGGCAGACTAATAGAGTTGCCCATGCTTTGGCAGCTGAGAGTCATTTGTACAAAGACTGCGAATGGTGGGGTGATCCCCCTGTGGGTATCCTATGA
- the LOC130712211 gene encoding uncharacterized protein LOC130712211: MERGPNFVLTSDESESLLIPDLGEDEGSSRTADFWLVGKVVAQNSFNVRAFKTTIAQVWKVKQGVEIREVGRNLFTFRFFDERDRSWVLKQGPWNFDRFLVAVQILDPQENPTEVVLDRIPFWVRVHELPLALRTESVARSIGDSLGGFISWDRNEDNRLGPFLRLRSWVKITCPLRRGTIIARQGRNPLKVWFQYERLSNFCYMCGGLDHVLKDCAGFDGDEEEEGIQALPYGAWIRAPPLRSNVISGIRGEVSRSGVNCPEALVEGHGPVVTSDTVPSKGDGRVDSEVLVDALVSNLAKVNMKQVVGNCSETEKDQVAVEEANQQLKASGGVKPSTVILNTVGQGSGLEKADEGAPKEVTSTEEQEQVAKAAEAQHTEELCVLVGPEETVVMGGPVKKIVAGKGDGRKWKKIARDTKALSSAISSAGASKRKSSLLNDPMVLMDSIDDVPLKKLCDMLTVEAGDQPRRQP, from the coding sequence ATGGAGCGTGGCCCAAATTTTGTCCTTACGAGTGATGAATCAGAGTCGTTGTTAATTCCTGATTTAGGAGAGGATGAGGGGTCCTCTCGTACAGCTGACTTCTGGCTTGTGGGGAAAGTGGTCGCTCAAAATAGCTTTAATGTTCGTGCCTTCAAAACCACCATAGCCCAAGTTTGGAAGGTGAAGCAAGGAGTAGAGATTCGCGAGGTCGGGAGGAACTTATTTACTTTTCGTTTCTTCGACGAGCGAGATCGATCGTGGGTGCTGAAACAAGGACCATGGAACTTCGATAGATTTCTGGTGGCAGTTCAGATCTTAGATCCGCAAGAAAACCCAACAGAGGTGGTGCTGGACCGGATCCCTTTCTGGGTCAGGGTTCACGAACTCCCTCTGGCCCTTCGGACGGAGTCGGTGGCAAGATCAATTGGCGACTCTCTTGGGGGTTTTATCTCCTGGGACAGAAATGAGGATAACCGACTAGGCCCTTTCCTCCGTCTTCGATCGTGGGTGAAAATCACTTGCCCCCTCCGCAGGGGAACAATCATTGCTAGACAAGGACGTAATCCATTAAAGGTTTGGTTTCAATACGAAAGGCTGAGCAATTTCTGTTATATGTGTGGTGGCCTGGATCATGTACTGAAAGACTGTGCTGGTTTTGATggggatgaggaggaggagggaatCCAGGCGCTCCCGTATGGTGCTTGGATTAGGGCTCCACCGCTACGGTCAAATGTGATTTCTGGAATACGTGGGGAAGTTTCACGATCTGGAGTTAATTGTCCTGAGGCTTTGGTTGAAGGGCACGGGCCGGTGGTAACTTCAGATACGGTTCCTAGTAAGGGTGATGGTAGGGTTGACTCAGAGGTCTTGGTCGATGCTTTAGTGTCTAACCTTGCCAAAGTTAATATGAAACAGGTTGTGGGTAACTGTTCTGAAACTGAAAAGGATCAGGTAGCAGTCGAGGAGGCTAACCAACAACTTAAGGCATCGGGGGGGGTAAAACCTTCTACTGTTATCCTGAATACAGTTGGGCAAGGCAGTGGGTTAGAGAAGGCAGATGAGGGAGCCCCTAAGGAGGTGACTTCTACTGAGGAGCAGGAACAGGTGGCTAAAGCTGCCGAGGCACAACACACCGAGGAGCTTTGTGTGCTGGTAGGACCTGAGGAGACTGTGGTGATGGGTGGTCCTGTGAAGAAGATAGTGGCAGGAAAGGGTGATGGGAGGAAATGGAAGAAGATAGCCAGGGATACCAAGGCTCTTTCCTCGGCCATATCATCAGCAGGAGCATCGAAGAGGAAAAGTTCTTTGCTGAATGACCCTATGGTCCTAATGGATAGTATTGATGATGTTCCTTTGAAAAAGTTATGTGATATGCTAACGGTGGAGGCTGGAGACCAGCCCCGCCGACAGCCATGA
- the LOC130713621 gene encoding uncharacterized protein LOC130713621 has translation MERGSQMSSGSSMTHGSVRGTTRVCDCGAESKLVTCWVGENAGRRFYGCGKYQVYGRRLCSYFHWYDGEGNVRDRKVISGLIRKLEVHKKKEIYLTRCCVIGWGLSAVFLLVIVMLLLKIYLRK, from the exons ATGGAAAGAGGAAGCCAAATGTCAAGTGGAAGCTCCATGACCCATGGGTCTGTTCGAGGAACGACAAGGGTTTGCGATTGTGGGGCTGAGTCGAAACTAGTTACATGTTGGGTGGGTGAAAATGCTGGCCGGCGATTCTATGGATGTGGAAAATATCAA GTTTATGGGAGGAGGTTGTGCTCATATTTTCATTGGTATGATGGGGAAGGCAATGTACGTGATAGGAAGGTTATTTCTGGGCTAATCCGCAAGCTTGAAGTGCATAAGAAGAAGGAGATCTATTTGACTAGGTGTTGTGTCATTGGGTGGGGACTTAGTGCAGTTTTTCTGCTTGTGATTgtaatgttgttgctgaaaaTTTACCTTAGGAAATAG
- the LOC130715024 gene encoding uncharacterized protein LOC130715024 has translation MRRAPGRPKKKRVRAADEPRDPHKLQRFQSTVFCGNCRRAGHNIRSCKAKTAADIVIPPGGNKKQKKKTKEASGSGTTEGATTQQPPLNPTNGASQQQPQGASQQPPQGAQFNVGVLTQEVPSQGGSSRNEVGTTSRTKKRSRASLSVVET, from the exons ATGAGGAGGGCTCCTGGAAGACCAAAGAAAAAAAGGGTGAGGGCTGCTGATGAGCCCAGAGATCCACATAAGCTGCAAAGGTTTCAATCAACTGTCTTTTGTGGCAACTGTAGAAGGGCAGGCCACAACATCAGATCATGCAAGGCAAAAACAGCTGCTGATATTGTTATTCCACCAGGAGGGAATAAG aaacagaagaagaagactaaAGAGGCAAGTGGCAGTGGAACAACTGAGGGAGCAACAACTCAGCAACCACCCCTAAACCCAACTAATGGAGCATCTCAGCAACAACCCCAGGGAGCATCTCAGCAACCACCTCAAGGAGCACAATTCAATGTTGGTGTCTTGACTCAAGAAGTTCCATCACAGGGAGGAAGCTCAAGAAATGAAGTGGGAACTACATCAAGGACCAAAAAGAGGTCAAGAGCATCATTGAGTGTTGTGGAAACTTAA